The Microbacterium paraoxydans genome includes a window with the following:
- a CDS encoding ABC transporter permease, translating into MTTHFAADTATLTGRSMRHIFRSPDTIITTAVTPIALMLLFVYVFGGALQQSTGAENYVNYLLPGILLIAIASGIAYTAFRLFTDMQSGIFERFHSMPIARSSVLWAHVLTSLTANAITLAIIFGVGFLMGFRTGASVWAWLGVIGILMLFTLALTWLAIIAGLNAKTVDGASAFSYPLIFLPFISSAFVPTDTMPAPVQWFAENQPVTSIVDSIQALFAGEPVGSDIWVALAWCVGILVVAYVFAIISYRKKVS; encoded by the coding sequence ATGACCACGCACTTCGCCGCCGACACGGCGACGCTCACCGGCCGCTCGATGCGGCACATCTTCCGCAGCCCCGACACGATCATCACCACCGCGGTCACCCCGATCGCTCTGATGCTCCTGTTCGTGTACGTCTTCGGCGGCGCGCTCCAGCAGAGCACCGGCGCCGAGAACTACGTGAACTACCTGCTGCCGGGCATCCTGCTCATCGCGATCGCGTCGGGCATCGCCTACACGGCGTTCCGGCTGTTCACCGATATGCAGAGCGGCATCTTCGAGCGGTTCCACTCCATGCCGATCGCCCGGTCGAGCGTGCTGTGGGCCCACGTGCTGACATCTCTCACGGCGAACGCCATCACCCTCGCGATCATCTTCGGGGTCGGGTTCCTCATGGGCTTCCGCACCGGCGCGAGCGTCTGGGCCTGGCTCGGAGTGATCGGCATCCTGATGCTGTTCACACTGGCACTCACGTGGCTGGCGATCATCGCGGGCCTGAACGCCAAGACGGTCGACGGCGCGAGCGCCTTCTCGTATCCGCTGATCTTCCTCCCCTTCATCAGCTCGGCGTTCGTGCCGACCGACACCATGCCGGCACCGGTGCAGTGGTTCGCCGAGAACCAGCCGGTGACCTCGATCGTCGACTCCATCCAGGCGTTGTTCGCGGGGGAGCCGGTCGGGTCCGACATCTGGGTCGCTCTCGCCTGGTGCGTCGGGATCCTCGTAGTCGCCTACGTGTTCGCGATCATCTCGTACCGGAAGAAGGTCAGCTGA
- a CDS encoding lipase maturation factor family protein — protein sequence MDGFAAVDFGFAREVLQRGIAALYLVAFVSTLNQFRPLLGEHGLLPAPVLLDWVAQKRERRKLLHPTLFTRVRYTDRRLVALCGAGIVIAALLIAGVPQLGPPWVPMLAFLVLWFGYMSVVSIGQTFYSFGWEMLLLEAGFLAAFLGSNDQPPPTVVIVLFWWLLFRLEFGAGMIKIRGGREWRDLTAMTFHHETQPMPGPLSRQAHLLPRWFHKLEVVGNHVAQLVVPFFLFAPLLSLWLPDSGGWAPELVEGVAWVGAVAAGIVIATQLWLVLTGNFAWLNWATIVLGFSAIGLPGIGAPERTPETSLPWTVSGMPLWWVVVTSAVGVLFVVLSVPAVRNLFARRQLMNASFHRWQLANAYGAFGTVTRERIEIVVEGSDDEEGRHWREYEFRGKPGDVRRIPRQFAPYHLRLDWLMWFLPLGHSLDDWFSVFLVRLLEADAPTLRMLRVDPFHGERPRWVRAVTYRYRFTTRAEHRADGAVWVRTGRRVVLGPVGLR from the coding sequence GTGGACGGGTTCGCGGCGGTCGACTTCGGGTTCGCCCGCGAGGTCCTGCAGCGGGGCATCGCGGCGCTGTACCTCGTCGCGTTCGTCTCGACGCTCAACCAGTTCCGTCCGCTCCTCGGTGAGCACGGACTCCTGCCCGCGCCCGTGCTGCTGGACTGGGTGGCGCAGAAGCGCGAGCGCCGGAAGCTGCTGCACCCGACGCTCTTCACCCGCGTTCGCTACACCGACCGGCGTCTGGTCGCGCTGTGCGGGGCGGGAATCGTCATCGCCGCCCTGCTCATCGCCGGGGTGCCGCAACTCGGACCACCGTGGGTGCCGATGCTCGCCTTCCTCGTCCTGTGGTTCGGCTACATGTCGGTGGTGAGCATCGGGCAGACGTTCTACTCGTTCGGGTGGGAGATGCTGCTGCTGGAGGCGGGGTTCCTCGCGGCCTTCCTCGGCTCGAACGACCAGCCGCCGCCGACCGTGGTGATCGTGCTGTTTTGGTGGCTGCTGTTCCGGCTGGAGTTCGGCGCCGGGATGATCAAGATCCGCGGCGGACGGGAGTGGCGCGACCTCACCGCGATGACCTTCCACCACGAGACCCAGCCGATGCCCGGGCCGCTGAGCCGCCAGGCGCATCTGCTGCCGCGGTGGTTCCACAAGCTCGAGGTCGTCGGGAACCACGTCGCGCAGCTCGTGGTGCCGTTCTTCCTCTTCGCCCCGCTGCTGTCGCTGTGGCTCCCCGACAGCGGTGGCTGGGCCCCTGAGCTTGTCGAAGGGGTCGCGTGGGTCGGCGCCGTCGCCGCCGGGATCGTGATCGCGACGCAGCTGTGGCTCGTGCTCACCGGGAACTTCGCGTGGCTGAATTGGGCGACGATCGTGCTCGGGTTCTCCGCGATCGGCCTCCCCGGCATCGGGGCTCCGGAGCGGACGCCGGAGACCTCGCTGCCGTGGACGGTGTCCGGCATGCCGCTGTGGTGGGTCGTGGTGACCTCGGCGGTCGGCGTGCTGTTCGTAGTGCTGAGCGTGCCCGCCGTGCGCAACCTCTTCGCGCGACGACAGCTCATGAACGCGAGCTTCCACCGCTGGCAGCTCGCCAACGCCTACGGAGCCTTCGGCACGGTCACGCGGGAGCGGATCGAGATCGTCGTGGAGGGGTCGGACGATGAGGAGGGCCGGCACTGGCGCGAGTACGAGTTCCGCGGGAAGCCCGGGGACGTGCGGCGGATCCCGCGGCAGTTCGCCCCGTATCACCTGCGGCTGGACTGGCTGATGTGGTTCCTGCCGCTCGGGCACTCGCTGGACGACTGGTTCTCCGTGTTCCTCGTGCGGCTGCTGGAGGCGGATGCCCCGACGCTGCGGATGCTGCGCGTGGACCCCTTCCACGGCGAGCGGCCGCGGTGGGTGCGCGCCGTGACGTACCGCTACCGCTTCACGACCCGCGCCGAGCACCGTGCCGACGGCGCCGTCTGGGTCCGGACCGGTCGCCGCGTGGTGCTCGGTCCGGTCGGCCTCCGCTGA
- a CDS encoding DUF1048 domain-containing protein yields the protein MAAKWIEALTGSLEQKKQYKQAKARIEALPEPYRTVANAQHRYTMYYGGITDGDTLVQIFLDLADLWERAAIDGTPIDDIIGDDPVEFAENYAEAYGGTQWVDKERARLNKAVAEARKKEDES from the coding sequence ATGGCCGCCAAGTGGATCGAAGCGCTCACCGGATCGCTCGAGCAGAAGAAGCAGTACAAGCAGGCGAAGGCGCGGATCGAGGCTCTGCCGGAGCCGTACCGCACGGTCGCCAACGCCCAGCACCGCTACACCATGTACTACGGGGGCATCACCGACGGAGACACGCTCGTGCAGATCTTCCTCGACCTCGCCGACCTGTGGGAGCGCGCCGCGATCGACGGCACCCCGATCGACGACATCATCGGCGACGACCCCGTGGAGTTCGCCGAGAACTACGCCGAGGCCTACGGCGGCACGCAGTGGGTCGACAAGGAGCGCGCGCGGCTGAACAAGGCGGTCGCGGAGGCGAGGAAGAAGGAGGACGAGTCATGA
- a CDS encoding PadR family transcriptional regulator, with the protein MGKQMTEMLKGTLEGIVLALLAEQPAYGYEITTRLREHGFTDTAEGTVYALLVRIEQKKLVDVEKVPSEKGPPRKVYTLNAQGRQELEEFWTTWDFLRTHIERLNTNTTNTTNKEN; encoded by the coding sequence ATGGGCAAGCAGATGACCGAGATGCTCAAGGGCACCCTGGAGGGCATCGTGCTGGCCCTCCTCGCCGAGCAGCCGGCCTACGGATACGAGATCACCACCCGGCTGCGCGAGCACGGCTTCACCGACACCGCCGAGGGCACCGTCTACGCCCTGCTGGTCAGGATCGAGCAGAAGAAGCTCGTCGACGTCGAGAAGGTGCCGAGCGAGAAGGGACCGCCCCGCAAGGTGTACACCCTCAACGCGCAGGGCCGCCAGGAGCTGGAGGAGTTCTGGACGACCTGGGACTTCCTCCGGACGCACATCGAACGACTCAACACGAACACCACGAACACCACGAACAAGGAGAACTGA
- a CDS encoding ABC transporter ATP-binding protein — protein MTTPALSVHGIEKSYKDLHVLRGVDFDVERGSIFALLGSNGAGKTTMVRILSTLLTADAGTATVQGIDVAANPVGVRERISLTGQFAAVDEILTGRENLVLVAKLRHLPDAGAVADRLLARFRLTEAGGRKVGTYSGGMRRRLDIAMSLVGDPEVIYLDEPTTGLDPESRIEVWDVVKELAGGGTTVLLTTQYLDEAEQLADRTAILHEGRIIANDTLAGLKRLLPAAKVEYVEKQPTLEEIFLTLIGPSSPSTPSTSSGTQAGTQVQRGDAA, from the coding sequence ATGACGACGCCAGCCCTCTCGGTGCACGGCATCGAGAAGTCGTACAAGGATCTGCACGTGCTGCGCGGCGTCGACTTCGACGTGGAGCGGGGATCGATCTTCGCCCTCCTCGGGTCGAACGGCGCGGGCAAGACCACCATGGTGCGCATCCTCTCCACGCTGCTCACGGCCGATGCGGGCACGGCGACGGTGCAGGGCATCGACGTCGCGGCGAACCCGGTCGGAGTGCGCGAGCGCATCAGCCTCACCGGACAGTTCGCCGCGGTCGACGAGATCCTCACCGGACGCGAGAACCTGGTGCTGGTCGCGAAGCTGCGGCATCTGCCCGACGCCGGCGCGGTGGCCGATCGGCTTCTCGCGCGCTTCCGGCTCACGGAGGCCGGGGGCCGCAAGGTCGGCACGTACTCCGGCGGGATGCGGCGACGGCTCGACATCGCGATGAGCCTGGTCGGCGACCCCGAGGTCATCTACCTCGACGAGCCGACCACGGGCCTCGACCCCGAGTCGCGCATCGAGGTGTGGGACGTCGTGAAGGAGCTCGCGGGCGGTGGCACGACCGTGCTGCTCACCACGCAGTATCTCGACGAGGCGGAGCAGCTGGCCGACCGCACCGCGATCCTGCACGAGGGCCGCATCATCGCGAACGACACGCTCGCCGGACTCAAGCGGCTGCTTCCGGCCGCGAAGGTCGAGTACGTCGAGAAGCAGCCCACGCTCGAGGAGATCTTCCTCACCCTCATCGGCCCCTCATCCCCTTCGACCCCTTCGACGAGCTCAGGGACCCAGGCAGGGACCCAGGTCCAGAGAGGAGATGCAGCATGA
- a CDS encoding isopeptide-forming domain-containing fimbrial protein has translation MGFRVARKDRTSDGLPPERHSRWRGRTKRLIGGAVSTALVASSMIVVGGTLTAAPAAAAEPFLCTPGAVYVQSATEVREFAVNEQGGAPGDGGTLSSINLGTNHSNNALGLSSSGRYAYTVTNAAGTKTLAKHDRVTDTTAQTTFTLNSSVLRGAVHPVTGVYYFASGTVNGAINLYAWNENVTPQTYTQVGTLRPTTGSSAFGANGDMAFSASGQLVLVADNFIYSSDLPATLEPSTATIDAKQVHDMGAGVQGNGIAFGNLGHIFVSVSGGGNRIIEVDLPRGETVNTTQLGTFSPTDMASCTFPNTLTLKKDLPEGRHAATDQFGLRVQSPAGYQVAQTDAVTRGDRSGLQPDYAGPVFTNQGDTFRLSESAAGSTDLTKYDASLVCRQVNADGSTTPVAVTADGQVTQPAGPLGTDVTCTYTNVRLAPDLALRKTSDPADGTAVQAGQRLTYTVQAENTGNTRLDPVTVTDDLSGVLANAEYQGDVVTAIDGDPVSSGAATVTGDDLSWTGALEPGQVLTITYSVVVDEGVEGERIANRVTASGTPPGGLPPTTPPAVTTEHPVAGFEVAKTSDPAAGTVVEPGQTIEYTVTGTNTGATVLDPVTVTDDLSGVLANAAFNDDITTTVGGTTVTTGGATLTGNDLAWTGTLQPGQTVTITYSVTVGDDTSGEILRNSVTGSGTPTTPNPGDPTGPQVPGEPIVPPTVTTEHPVIGSGFTISKSADPASGTAVSAGDTITYTIIGTNTGDTDLDPAEIVDDLSGVLGSAGYNDDVTADRGSVRVADATLTWTGAIPRGESVTIRYTVTVDAGVEKALLHNVVTGSATPQIPTDPADPSGAKTPGTPIVPPAAETEHPVVDTGFEVSKSADPASGTAVRAGDTLTYTVSGVNTGNTVLDPATIVDDLSAVLANAEYGGDAKASSGSVALSGTTLTWTGTLAPGDRVDITYTVTVDEDATGVLLRNTVSGEGTPLIPTDPTDPESPTTPGTPVETPPATTEHPVATPGFTVTKTADPESGTRVDPGSVITYTVTGRNTGDTVLDPVEIGDDLRAALAHASYNDDVSATRGAVRVADGALSWNGVLRPGQDVVITYSVTVDATAGGETIANTATGEATPLIPADPSDPESPTTPGTPITPPPSSTEHPVNEPGFTFAKTVDPAAGTAVDPGDVLTYTLTAANTGQTVLDPVTITDDLSGVLPYATFNADAVASIAGASAAPATLDGTELSWTGALAVGQTVTVTYSVTVSADGVGTVIENAASATATPPGGSTITPPPGVTTNPVNEPGFSVSKSVDLAAGTAVDPGTVLTYTVTGVNTGETALDPVTIADDLSGVLAHAEYNDDATATIGGTATTAPTVAADRLSWTGALQVGESVTITYSVTVRAEAGGAVLENSASGSATPPGGVPPIETPPATTENPVNKPGFELRKSADPASGTRVDPGSVVTYTVTGVNTGETALTPVRILDDLSGVLAHAAYNGDATATLSDGTAPEPVVADDELTWAGDLAVGQRVTITYSVTVHGDAGGAIIANTVEGTATPPGGAELTPPPVTTENPVGTPGFTFVKSSDPASGSAVATGSVVTYTLTGTNTGETGLDEVVVTDDLTGVLRHADLRGTATATVGDRVVAAPTIDGTTLRWTGSLAEGERVVITYAVTVHADAAGATLRNVATASATPPGGETITPPTSTTENRVLTPLALTGGQLAPWILGLAIALLIGGAVLLLVRRRRMQS, from the coding sequence ATGGGATTCCGTGTTGCCCGCAAGGACCGCACGTCCGATGGCCTTCCGCCGGAGCGGCACAGCCGCTGGCGGGGCCGGACGAAGAGGCTGATCGGCGGTGCCGTGAGCACGGCGCTCGTCGCGTCGTCGATGATCGTCGTCGGCGGGACGCTGACCGCCGCACCGGCCGCCGCGGCGGAGCCGTTCCTGTGCACGCCGGGAGCGGTGTACGTGCAGAGCGCCACCGAGGTGCGTGAGTTCGCCGTGAACGAGCAGGGCGGTGCCCCCGGCGACGGCGGCACGCTCAGCTCCATCAACCTCGGCACCAACCACTCGAACAACGCCCTCGGCCTCTCGTCGAGCGGGCGGTACGCCTACACGGTCACCAACGCCGCCGGTACCAAGACGCTCGCCAAGCATGACCGCGTCACCGACACGACCGCGCAGACGACGTTCACGCTGAACTCCTCGGTGCTGCGCGGCGCCGTGCACCCCGTGACGGGCGTTTACTACTTCGCCAGCGGCACGGTGAACGGCGCCATCAACCTCTACGCGTGGAACGAGAACGTCACGCCGCAGACCTACACGCAGGTCGGAACCCTCCGTCCGACCACGGGCAGCAGCGCGTTCGGCGCCAACGGCGACATGGCCTTCAGCGCCTCCGGTCAGCTCGTGCTCGTCGCCGACAACTTCATCTACTCCTCCGACCTCCCGGCCACGCTCGAACCCAGCACCGCGACGATCGACGCCAAGCAGGTGCACGACATGGGCGCCGGCGTGCAGGGCAACGGCATCGCCTTCGGAAACCTCGGCCACATCTTCGTCTCGGTCTCCGGTGGCGGCAACCGCATCATCGAGGTCGACCTGCCGCGCGGGGAGACGGTCAACACGACCCAGCTGGGCACCTTCTCGCCGACCGACATGGCGAGCTGCACGTTCCCGAACACGCTGACGCTGAAGAAGGACCTCCCCGAGGGCCGTCACGCCGCGACGGACCAGTTCGGGCTTCGCGTGCAGTCCCCGGCCGGTTACCAGGTCGCGCAGACCGACGCCGTCACCCGCGGCGACCGCTCCGGTCTGCAGCCGGACTACGCCGGTCCCGTCTTCACGAATCAGGGCGACACCTTCCGGCTCTCCGAATCGGCGGCGGGCTCGACCGACCTCACGAAGTACGACGCCTCCCTCGTCTGCCGGCAGGTGAACGCCGACGGCTCGACCACCCCGGTGGCCGTCACCGCGGACGGGCAGGTCACCCAGCCGGCCGGGCCGCTCGGCACCGACGTCACCTGCACCTACACGAACGTCCGCCTCGCGCCGGACCTCGCTCTCCGCAAGACCTCCGACCCCGCCGACGGCACTGCGGTGCAGGCCGGCCAGCGACTGACCTACACGGTGCAGGCCGAGAACACCGGCAACACCCGCCTCGACCCGGTCACCGTGACCGACGACCTGTCGGGTGTGCTCGCCAACGCCGAGTACCAGGGCGACGTGGTGACGGCGATCGACGGTGACCCGGTGTCGTCCGGCGCCGCCACCGTCACGGGCGACGACCTGTCCTGGACCGGCGCCCTCGAGCCCGGGCAGGTGCTCACGATCACCTACTCCGTCGTCGTCGACGAGGGCGTGGAGGGCGAGCGCATCGCCAACCGCGTCACCGCATCCGGCACCCCGCCCGGGGGCCTGCCCCCGACGACCCCACCGGCCGTCACCACCGAGCACCCGGTCGCCGGCTTCGAGGTCGCGAAGACCTCCGATCCCGCCGCAGGCACCGTGGTGGAGCCGGGCCAGACCATCGAGTACACCGTCACCGGCACGAACACCGGCGCGACCGTCCTCGACCCGGTGACCGTCACCGACGACCTCTCCGGCGTGCTCGCGAACGCCGCGTTCAACGACGACATCACGACCACGGTCGGCGGCACGACCGTGACCACGGGCGGTGCGACCCTGACCGGCAACGACCTCGCCTGGACCGGAACGCTCCAGCCCGGACAGACCGTGACGATCACGTACTCGGTGACCGTGGGCGACGACACCTCCGGCGAGATCCTGCGCAACAGCGTGACCGGATCGGGCACCCCGACCACCCCGAACCCGGGCGACCCGACCGGGCCGCAGGTTCCCGGTGAGCCGATCGTCCCGCCGACGGTCACCACCGAGCACCCCGTGATCGGCTCCGGCTTCACGATCTCGAAGTCGGCCGACCCCGCCTCCGGCACGGCCGTGTCGGCGGGCGACACGATCACCTACACGATCATCGGCACCAACACGGGCGACACCGACCTCGATCCCGCGGAGATCGTCGACGACCTGTCGGGCGTGCTCGGCTCCGCCGGCTACAACGACGACGTCACGGCCGACCGCGGCTCCGTGCGGGTCGCCGACGCCACCCTCACCTGGACCGGGGCCATCCCGCGCGGGGAATCGGTCACGATCCGCTACACGGTGACGGTGGATGCGGGTGTCGAGAAGGCCCTGCTGCACAACGTCGTCACCGGATCGGCCACGCCGCAGATCCCGACCGACCCCGCCGACCCCTCCGGAGCGAAGACCCCGGGGACCCCGATCGTCCCGCCCGCGGCGGAGACGGAGCACCCCGTCGTCGACACCGGCTTCGAGGTCTCGAAGTCGGCCGACCCGGCCTCCGGCACCGCCGTCCGCGCGGGCGACACCCTCACGTACACGGTCTCGGGCGTCAACACCGGCAACACGGTCCTCGACCCCGCGACCATCGTCGACGACCTCTCGGCGGTCCTCGCGAACGCGGAGTACGGCGGCGACGCGAAGGCCTCGTCCGGATCCGTCGCGCTCTCCGGCACCACGCTCACCTGGACCGGGACGCTCGCTCCCGGCGACCGCGTCGACATCACCTACACGGTGACGGTGGACGAGGATGCGACCGGCGTGCTGCTCCGCAACACGGTGTCCGGTGAGGGCACCCCGCTGATCCCGACCGACCCGACCGACCCGGAGAGCCCGACCACGCCGGGCACCCCGGTCGAGACCCCGCCGGCGACGACGGAGCACCCCGTCGCGACCCCCGGGTTCACCGTCACCAAGACGGCCGACCCGGAGTCGGGCACGCGCGTCGACCCCGGCAGCGTGATCACGTACACCGTGACCGGCCGCAACACGGGCGACACCGTCCTCGACCCCGTCGAGATCGGCGACGACCTGCGCGCGGCGCTGGCCCACGCGTCGTACAACGACGACGTGTCCGCCACCCGCGGCGCCGTCCGCGTGGCCGACGGCGCCCTCTCGTGGAACGGCGTGCTGCGTCCCGGCCAGGACGTCGTGATCACCTACTCGGTGACCGTCGACGCCACCGCCGGCGGCGAGACCATCGCGAACACGGCCACCGGAGAGGCGACCCCGCTGATCCCCGCCGACCCGAGCGACCCCGAGAGTCCCACGACTCCCGGCACGCCGATCACGCCGCCGCCGTCGAGCACGGAGCACCCCGTGAACGAGCCCGGCTTCACGTTCGCCAAGACCGTCGACCCCGCCGCCGGTACCGCTGTCGACCCGGGTGACGTGCTCACCTACACGCTGACCGCGGCCAACACGGGCCAGACGGTGCTCGACCCGGTGACGATCACCGACGACCTGTCCGGTGTGCTGCCGTACGCGACGTTCAACGCGGACGCCGTGGCGAGCATCGCAGGTGCTTCTGCGGCTCCCGCGACCCTGGACGGCACCGAGCTGTCGTGGACGGGAGCGCTCGCAGTCGGCCAGACCGTGACCGTCACCTACTCCGTGACCGTGAGCGCCGACGGCGTCGGCACCGTGATCGAGAACGCGGCGTCCGCGACGGCGACCCCGCCGGGAGGATCGACGATCACGCCGCCGCCCGGTGTCACGACCAACCCGGTCAACGAGCCCGGATTCTCCGTCTCGAAGAGCGTCGACCTGGCTGCGGGCACGGCGGTCGACCCGGGCACCGTCCTCACCTACACGGTGACCGGTGTGAACACGGGCGAGACGGCTCTCGACCCCGTCACCATCGCCGACGACCTCTCCGGTGTCCTGGCGCACGCGGAGTACAACGACGACGCGACCGCGACGATCGGCGGCACGGCGACGACCGCGCCGACGGTGGCCGCGGACCGGCTGTCCTGGACGGGTGCGCTGCAGGTCGGCGAGAGCGTCACGATCACGTACTCGGTGACCGTGCGCGCCGAGGCCGGCGGCGCCGTCCTCGAGAACTCGGCCTCCGGCTCGGCGACCCCGCCGGGTGGGGTGCCGCCGATCGAGACGCCGCCGGCGACGACCGAGAATCCCGTGAACAAGCCCGGCTTCGAGCTGCGCAAGTCCGCCGATCCCGCGTCCGGCACCCGGGTCGACCCGGGCAGCGTCGTCACCTACACGGTGACCGGCGTGAACACGGGGGAGACGGCGCTGACTCCGGTCCGCATCCTCGACGACCTGTCGGGCGTGCTCGCCCACGCCGCCTACAACGGCGACGCGACGGCGACCCTGAGCGACGGCACCGCGCCTGAGCCCGTCGTCGCGGACGACGAGCTCACCTGGGCCGGTGACCTCGCGGTCGGCCAGCGTGTCACGATCACCTACTCGGTGACCGTGCACGGCGACGCGGGCGGTGCGATCATCGCGAACACCGTCGAGGGCACGGCCACGCCTCCCGGCGGCGCCGAGCTGACCCCGCCGCCGGTGACGACGGAGAACCCCGTCGGCACCCCGGGCTTCACGTTCGTCAAGTCGTCCGACCCCGCGTCCGGCTCCGCCGTCGCGACGGGCAGCGTCGTGACGTACACGCTCACCGGCACCAACACCGGCGAGACGGG